A genomic window from Euwallacea fornicatus isolate EFF26 chromosome 30, ASM4011564v1, whole genome shotgun sequence includes:
- the LOC136347771 gene encoding monocarboxylate transporter 12-B-like isoform X1 translates to MKSGGKHLEYITTDRIMTSRAPQKASELSKTPEEPPDGGWGWMVVLGAAIINTVNQALFSVFGLIFGETLKDMAGGHATGITLVMAVSVCVTNFSGLLVGPLMKRGISVRTITIFGVVCVGVGMILSSFATEIWHIIISYGFFTGLGLGVIASSTFLAISEYFTKRKSTAVGLSMAGTSTGQMIMPIFVGLLLKNYEFHGTSFILGCISLTGVVGAFLFKPVLCCKKPEELNVEEGKYDLNSNSECEETKTDLNKSESQSLLQKEVKSVIQDPKKKDPIGIVSKESMFQKRTSCLKQVINTWDLHLMKDFRFVHMSLGLGLCYVSSISFSTFFPMFLQDEVKFDMWQTTTCMTALSAADIAGRMTMPEIFRKLDMGNRSQFMVGAVLLGISRSVLVYLTSYQGVLVVSVIVGYIRSITIINQNLVISEYIPKNELPSAVGLNMVVKGFFVMSVGEPLGMLKDAFDYDTCIHLLDIIILSVVIFWLTEIVLYKRCCKAGNAQDSVVTTPAA, encoded by the exons ATGAAATCAGGGGGGAAACACCTTGAGTACATTACG ACTGACAGGATCATGACGAGCAGAGCGCCTCAGAAAGCCTCGGAGCTCAGCAAAACCCCCGAGGAGCCTCCAGATGGGGGCTGGGGATGGATGGTGGTTCTGGGAGCTGCTATAATcaat ACCGTAAATCAAGCCCTTTTCTCGGTCTTCGGACTGATTTTCGGGGAAACCCTCAAAGATATGGCTGGTGGACACGCCACAGGTATTACCCTGGTGATGGCGGTTAGTGTGTGCGTCACTAACTTCTCAGGGTTGCTTGTCGGGCCTCTGATGAAGCGGGGCATTAGTGTCAGGACTATCACCATATTCGGGGTGGTTTGCGTAGGAGTTGGTATGATTCTATCCAGCTTTGCCACTGAGATATGGCACATTATTATCAGTTATGGATTTTTCACTG GCCTTGGCTTAGGAGTAATTGCCTCATCCACATTCCTGGCAATCAGCGAATACTTCACCAAGAGGAAGAGCACTGCTGTGGGTCTGTCCATGGCAGGAACCAGTACTGGTCAAATGATAATGCCCATTTTTGTTGGGTTGCTCCtcaaaaattacgaatttcATGGAACCTCGTTCATATTGGGGTGCATCAGTTTAACTGGAGTCGTCGGGGCCTTCCTATTCAAG CCCGTGCTCTGCTGTAAAAAACCCGAAGAACTGAACGTTGAGGAAGGAAAGTACGACTTAAACAGCAATTCTGAGTGTGAAGAGACGAAGACCGACTTAAATAAGAGCGAATCTCAGTCTCTTCTGCAAAAAGAGGTGAAGTCGGTAATTCAAGACCCCAAGAAAAAAGATCCAATTGGAATAGTCTCCAAAG aaagCATGTTTCAAAAGCGCACCTCTTGCTTGAAGCAGGTGATCAATACCTGGGACCTTCACCTCATGAAGGATTTTAGATTCGTGCACATGTCGTTGGGATTGGGGCTCTGCTACGTGAGTTCCATCAGCTTCAGCACCTTTTTCCCCATGTTCCTGCAAGACGAAGTCAAGTTCGATATGTGGCAAACCACCACGTGCATGACTGCTTTATCTGCGGCAGACATCGCGGGAAGGATGACCATGCCGGAAATATTCAGGAAACTGGACATGGGAAATAGGTCGCAGTTTATGGTGGGGGCGGTACTTTTGGGGATCTCGAGATCAG TGCTGGTTTACCTGACATCCTACCAAGGCGTCTTGGTGGTCTCGGTGATCGTGGGTTATATAAGGAGCATAACCATCATCAATCAAAACTTGGTCATATCAGAGTACATTCCGAAGAACGAACTGCCCTCCGCAGTAGGTCTTAACATGGTGGTTAAAGGGTTTTTCGTTATGTCAGTAGGGGAACCTTTAG GTATGCTGAAGGACGCTTTTGACTACGACACGTGCATTCATCTCCTGGACATTATAATCCTTTCTGTGGTTATTTTCTGGCTTACTGAAATTGTGCTTTATAAGAGGTGCTGCAAAGCAGGAAACGCCCAGGACTCCGTGGTGACCACTCCAGCTGCTTGA
- the LOC136347948 gene encoding lachesin-like isoform X2, whose product MGARFQTHRACPWSILQLMLMSCYFSGYTAFQPEFAEPIKNMSIPIGRDATFQCVVHHLGGYRVGWVKADTKAIQAIHDHVITHNPRISVSHNDHSTWNLHIKSVQEEDRGQYMCQINTDPMKSQVGSLDVSVPPDFTEETSGDLGVPEGGTVKLTCRAKGHPVPYVQWRREDGKDIIIREPAGTKTKVTSYQGETLQLWKISRTEMGAYMCIASNGVPPTVSKRVMVNVHFHPVISVPNQLVGAPLGTDVTLECYVEAFPKSINYWVRDTEIPGPTKTTYTVPMDEEDYNDQLGSAERDQEDDFGNNVLDKDKPSGLSTQESLGKLNSLERSNHVADSGAICQRAYVRLFLVAWAWWIKQQM is encoded by the exons GTTACACTGCATTTCAGCCGGAGTTCGCTGAACCTATTAAGAATATGTCGATTCCTATAGGGAGGGATGCAACATTCCAATGCGTAGTCCATCACTTGGGAGGATACAGG GTTGGATGGGTAAAAGCCGACACTAAAGCAATACAAGCGATCCACGACCACGTGATCACCCACAATCCTCGCATATCCGTATCTCATAACGACCATTCAACTTGGAACTTACATATCAAAAGCGTCCAAGAAGAGGACAGGGGGCAGTACATGTGCCAAATCAACACCGATCCCATGAAGAGCCAA gtGGGATCTTTGGACGTTTCGGTTCCACCGGACTTCACTGAAGAAACCTCAGGTGATCTGGGAGTTCCTGAGGGGGGTACCGTTAAGCTGACTTGTAGGGCCAAAGGACATCCAGTGCCCTACGTGCAGTGGAGAAGGGAGGACGGAAAAGACATTATTATAAGGGAACCTGCAGGGACTAAAACTAAAG TAACGTCGTATCAAGGTGAGACGCTGCAACTGTGGAAGATATCCAGGACGGAAATGGGCGCTTATATGTGCATCGCATCCAATGGCGTTCCCCCGACAGTCAGTAAAAGGGTCATGGTTAACGTTCACT TTCATCCCGTAATTAGCGTGCCAAATCAACTAGTTGGGGCGCCCTTGGGGACTGACGTTACGTTGGAGTGCTACGTGGAGGCCTTTCCTAAGTCTATCAATTATTGGGTGCGAGATACAG AAATCCCCGGCCCGACCAAAACCACCTACACCGTCCCGATGGACGAAGAAGACTACAACGACCAACTCGGTTCTGCAGAACGCGACCAAGAAGACGACTTCGGAAACAACGTTCTGGATAAGGACAAGCCCTCGGGCCTGTCCACCCAGGAGTCCCTGGGGAAGCTGAACTCCCTGGAAAGAAGCAATCACGTGGCGGATTCCGGGGCTATCTGCCAGAGAGCATACGTAAGACTGTTCCTTGTAGCTTGGGCGTGGTGGATCAAGCAGCAGATgtga
- the LOC136347948 gene encoding lachesin-like isoform X3 has translation MGARFQTHRACPWSILQLMLMSCYFSGYTAFQPEFAEPIKNMSIPIGRDATFQCVVHHLGGYRVGWVKADTKAIQAIHDHVITHNPRISVSHNDHSTWNLHIKSVQEEDRGQYMCQINTDPMKSQVGSLDVSVPPDFTEETSGDLGVPEGGTVKLTCRAKGHPVPYVQWRREDGKDIIIREPAGTKTKVTSYQGETLQLWKISRTEMGAYMCIASNGVPPTVSKRVMVNVHFHPVISVPNQLVGAPLGTDVTLECYVEAFPKSINYWVRDTGEMVISSNKYDVQSDSRSPFEVKMSVAIKNLQQDDAGTYRCIAKNSLGEVESSIRLYILAFYRSLIPQGTHPIWI, from the exons GTTACACTGCATTTCAGCCGGAGTTCGCTGAACCTATTAAGAATATGTCGATTCCTATAGGGAGGGATGCAACATTCCAATGCGTAGTCCATCACTTGGGAGGATACAGG GTTGGATGGGTAAAAGCCGACACTAAAGCAATACAAGCGATCCACGACCACGTGATCACCCACAATCCTCGCATATCCGTATCTCATAACGACCATTCAACTTGGAACTTACATATCAAAAGCGTCCAAGAAGAGGACAGGGGGCAGTACATGTGCCAAATCAACACCGATCCCATGAAGAGCCAA gtGGGATCTTTGGACGTTTCGGTTCCACCGGACTTCACTGAAGAAACCTCAGGTGATCTGGGAGTTCCTGAGGGGGGTACCGTTAAGCTGACTTGTAGGGCCAAAGGACATCCAGTGCCCTACGTGCAGTGGAGAAGGGAGGACGGAAAAGACATTATTATAAGGGAACCTGCAGGGACTAAAACTAAAG TAACGTCGTATCAAGGTGAGACGCTGCAACTGTGGAAGATATCCAGGACGGAAATGGGCGCTTATATGTGCATCGCATCCAATGGCGTTCCCCCGACAGTCAGTAAAAGGGTCATGGTTAACGTTCACT TTCATCCCGTAATTAGCGTGCCAAATCAACTAGTTGGGGCGCCCTTGGGGACTGACGTTACGTTGGAGTGCTACGTGGAGGCCTTTCCTAAGTCTATCAATTATTGGGTGCGAGATACAG GCGAAATGGTGATCTCCAGCAACAAATACGACGTTCAATCCGACAGCAGATCCCCTTTCGAGGTGAAAATGTCGGTGGCAATTAAAAACCTGCAACAAGATGATGCGGGGACCTATCGCTGCATAGCGAAGAACTCCCTGGGCGAGGTGGAAAGCAGTATCCGCTTGTATA TTTTGGCATTTTATAGGAGTTTGATCCCTCAAGGTACCCATCCAATCTGGATCTAA
- the LOC136347832 gene encoding mitochondrial ornithine transporter 1 has product MILEEFENCPSSKNQNHVKEGIIDFTAGCLGGIALVYVGQPLDTVKVKMQTFPLLYTNMVECFRKTYVQDGIIRGLYAGTVPALATNIVENSVLFLCYGFCQKLIMRATGATNAEDLSVFSNASAGFLASFFSSVAITPTELIKCKLQAMHEVNSQLLANGAAHVKYIGPLALTQEICRAEGLKGMFRGLVPTLAREMPGYFFFFGGYEGTREFLRKSNERKEDIGLWRTMLAGGVGGGVFWTTTFPFDVAKSRIQVNNLNENLVTTISKIARNEGIGALYKGLTPTLLRAIPATATLFVTVEYCKKFLNYLF; this is encoded by the exons ATGATCcttgaagaatttgaaaactgTCCTTCCAGCAAGAACCAGAATCATGTTAAGGAAGGAATAATAGATTTTACTGCAGGATGTTTAG GTGGTATAGCTTTGGTATACGTAGGACAACCCCTTGACACtgtcaaagtgaaaatgcaGACTTTTCCTTTATTATATACAAACATGGTTGAATGCTTTCGAAAAACATATGTGCAGGATGGTATCATAAGAGGGCTGTATGCAGGAACAGTACCTGCACTGGCAACTAATATAGTCGAAAATTCAGTGCTCTTTCTGTGCTATGGGTTTTGCCAGAAACTCATTATGAGAGCTACAG GTGCCACAAACGCAGAAGACCTTTCTGTATTCTCAAACGCATCTGCCGGTTTTCTTGCATCGTTTTTCTCGTCAGTCGCAATTACCCCAACGGAATTAATCAAGTGCAAGCTGCAAGCAATGCATGAGGTTAACAGCCAGTTGCTGGCCAATGGAGCTGCCCATGTAAAATATATCGGGCCCTTGGCGTTAACGCAGGAAATTTGCAGGGCTGAAGGGCTAAAGGGGATGTTCCGGGGATTAGTGCCGACTTTAGCTAGGGAAATGCCAGggtatttcttcttttttggaGGATATGAAG gTACGCGGGAGTTTTTGAGGAAATCGAATGAAAGAAAAGAGGATATAGGGCTTTGGCGAACGATGCTCGCAGGCGGGGTCGGCGGGGGGGTTTTCTGGACCACAACATTCCCGTTTGACGTCGCTAAATCACGCATTCAAGTGAACAATCTAAACGAAAATTTAGTCACtacaatttcgaaaattgccCGAAATGAAGGAATTGGCGCTTTGTACAAGGGCTTGACGCCCACGTTATTGCGCGCCATCCCCGCTACGGCCACCCTCTTCGTCACCGTGGAATATTGCAagaagtttttgaattatttattctag
- the LOC136347771 gene encoding monocarboxylate transporter 12-like isoform X2, with the protein MTSRAPQKASELSKTPEEPPDGGWGWMVVLGAAIINTVNQALFSVFGLIFGETLKDMAGGHATGITLVMAVSVCVTNFSGLLVGPLMKRGISVRTITIFGVVCVGVGMILSSFATEIWHIIISYGFFTGLGLGVIASSTFLAISEYFTKRKSTAVGLSMAGTSTGQMIMPIFVGLLLKNYEFHGTSFILGCISLTGVVGAFLFKPVLCCKKPEELNVEEGKYDLNSNSECEETKTDLNKSESQSLLQKEVKSVIQDPKKKDPIGIVSKESMFQKRTSCLKQVINTWDLHLMKDFRFVHMSLGLGLCYVSSISFSTFFPMFLQDEVKFDMWQTTTCMTALSAADIAGRMTMPEIFRKLDMGNRSQFMVGAVLLGISRSVLVYLTSYQGVLVVSVIVGYIRSITIINQNLVISEYIPKNELPSAVGLNMVVKGFFVMSVGEPLGMLKDAFDYDTCIHLLDIIILSVVIFWLTEIVLYKRCCKAGNAQDSVVTTPAA; encoded by the exons ATGACGAGCAGAGCGCCTCAGAAAGCCTCGGAGCTCAGCAAAACCCCCGAGGAGCCTCCAGATGGGGGCTGGGGATGGATGGTGGTTCTGGGAGCTGCTATAATcaat ACCGTAAATCAAGCCCTTTTCTCGGTCTTCGGACTGATTTTCGGGGAAACCCTCAAAGATATGGCTGGTGGACACGCCACAGGTATTACCCTGGTGATGGCGGTTAGTGTGTGCGTCACTAACTTCTCAGGGTTGCTTGTCGGGCCTCTGATGAAGCGGGGCATTAGTGTCAGGACTATCACCATATTCGGGGTGGTTTGCGTAGGAGTTGGTATGATTCTATCCAGCTTTGCCACTGAGATATGGCACATTATTATCAGTTATGGATTTTTCACTG GCCTTGGCTTAGGAGTAATTGCCTCATCCACATTCCTGGCAATCAGCGAATACTTCACCAAGAGGAAGAGCACTGCTGTGGGTCTGTCCATGGCAGGAACCAGTACTGGTCAAATGATAATGCCCATTTTTGTTGGGTTGCTCCtcaaaaattacgaatttcATGGAACCTCGTTCATATTGGGGTGCATCAGTTTAACTGGAGTCGTCGGGGCCTTCCTATTCAAG CCCGTGCTCTGCTGTAAAAAACCCGAAGAACTGAACGTTGAGGAAGGAAAGTACGACTTAAACAGCAATTCTGAGTGTGAAGAGACGAAGACCGACTTAAATAAGAGCGAATCTCAGTCTCTTCTGCAAAAAGAGGTGAAGTCGGTAATTCAAGACCCCAAGAAAAAAGATCCAATTGGAATAGTCTCCAAAG aaagCATGTTTCAAAAGCGCACCTCTTGCTTGAAGCAGGTGATCAATACCTGGGACCTTCACCTCATGAAGGATTTTAGATTCGTGCACATGTCGTTGGGATTGGGGCTCTGCTACGTGAGTTCCATCAGCTTCAGCACCTTTTTCCCCATGTTCCTGCAAGACGAAGTCAAGTTCGATATGTGGCAAACCACCACGTGCATGACTGCTTTATCTGCGGCAGACATCGCGGGAAGGATGACCATGCCGGAAATATTCAGGAAACTGGACATGGGAAATAGGTCGCAGTTTATGGTGGGGGCGGTACTTTTGGGGATCTCGAGATCAG TGCTGGTTTACCTGACATCCTACCAAGGCGTCTTGGTGGTCTCGGTGATCGTGGGTTATATAAGGAGCATAACCATCATCAATCAAAACTTGGTCATATCAGAGTACATTCCGAAGAACGAACTGCCCTCCGCAGTAGGTCTTAACATGGTGGTTAAAGGGTTTTTCGTTATGTCAGTAGGGGAACCTTTAG GTATGCTGAAGGACGCTTTTGACTACGACACGTGCATTCATCTCCTGGACATTATAATCCTTTCTGTGGTTATTTTCTGGCTTACTGAAATTGTGCTTTATAAGAGGTGCTGCAAAGCAGGAAACGCCCAGGACTCCGTGGTGACCACTCCAGCTGCTTGA
- the LOC136347948 gene encoding lachesin-like isoform X1 translates to MGARFQTHRACPWSILQLMLMSCYFSGYTAFQPEFAEPIKNMSIPIGRDATFQCVVHHLGGYRVGWVKADTKAIQAIHDHVITHNPRISVSHNDHSTWNLHIKSVQEEDRGQYMCQINTDPMKSQVGSLDVSVPPDFTEETSGDLGVPEGGTVKLTCRAKGHPVPYVQWRREDGKDIIIREPAGTKTKVTSYQGETLQLWKISRTEMGAYMCIASNGVPPTVSKRVMVNVHFHPVISVPNQLVGAPLGTDVTLECYVEAFPKSINYWVRDTGEMVISSNKYDVQSDSRSPFEVKMSVAIKNLQQDDAGTYRCIAKNSLGEVESSIRLYKIPGPTKTTYTVPMDEEDYNDQLGSAERDQEDDFGNNVLDKDKPSGLSTQESLGKLNSLERSNHVADSGAICQRAYVRLFLVAWAWWIKQQM, encoded by the exons GTTACACTGCATTTCAGCCGGAGTTCGCTGAACCTATTAAGAATATGTCGATTCCTATAGGGAGGGATGCAACATTCCAATGCGTAGTCCATCACTTGGGAGGATACAGG GTTGGATGGGTAAAAGCCGACACTAAAGCAATACAAGCGATCCACGACCACGTGATCACCCACAATCCTCGCATATCCGTATCTCATAACGACCATTCAACTTGGAACTTACATATCAAAAGCGTCCAAGAAGAGGACAGGGGGCAGTACATGTGCCAAATCAACACCGATCCCATGAAGAGCCAA gtGGGATCTTTGGACGTTTCGGTTCCACCGGACTTCACTGAAGAAACCTCAGGTGATCTGGGAGTTCCTGAGGGGGGTACCGTTAAGCTGACTTGTAGGGCCAAAGGACATCCAGTGCCCTACGTGCAGTGGAGAAGGGAGGACGGAAAAGACATTATTATAAGGGAACCTGCAGGGACTAAAACTAAAG TAACGTCGTATCAAGGTGAGACGCTGCAACTGTGGAAGATATCCAGGACGGAAATGGGCGCTTATATGTGCATCGCATCCAATGGCGTTCCCCCGACAGTCAGTAAAAGGGTCATGGTTAACGTTCACT TTCATCCCGTAATTAGCGTGCCAAATCAACTAGTTGGGGCGCCCTTGGGGACTGACGTTACGTTGGAGTGCTACGTGGAGGCCTTTCCTAAGTCTATCAATTATTGGGTGCGAGATACAG GCGAAATGGTGATCTCCAGCAACAAATACGACGTTCAATCCGACAGCAGATCCCCTTTCGAGGTGAAAATGTCGGTGGCAATTAAAAACCTGCAACAAGATGATGCGGGGACCTATCGCTGCATAGCGAAGAACTCCCTGGGCGAGGTGGAAAGCAGTATCCGCTTGTATA AAATCCCCGGCCCGACCAAAACCACCTACACCGTCCCGATGGACGAAGAAGACTACAACGACCAACTCGGTTCTGCAGAACGCGACCAAGAAGACGACTTCGGAAACAACGTTCTGGATAAGGACAAGCCCTCGGGCCTGTCCACCCAGGAGTCCCTGGGGAAGCTGAACTCCCTGGAAAGAAGCAATCACGTGGCGGATTCCGGGGCTATCTGCCAGAGAGCATACGTAAGACTGTTCCTTGTAGCTTGGGCGTGGTGGATCAAGCAGCAGATgtga